Proteins from a genomic interval of Alteromonas macleodii ATCC 27126:
- a CDS encoding response regulator, with the protein MKTLTSGEIASYCDVNLRTVIRWIESGKLKGFKLPGRGNNRVLVEDFVAFLERHDMPIPDSLKGIATPSILIVDDEMPVAKSIQRVARRAGYESYIATGGFQAGIMLSQYEPKVMTLDLSMPGMDGYSVIEFTRDKSKYKDLKIVVISALDEISLERALEIGADATLQKPFSNHDLTMVLEQFMSM; encoded by the coding sequence ATGAAAACGTTGACCTCAGGCGAAATAGCCTCGTATTGCGATGTAAATCTGCGCACCGTAATTCGATGGATCGAAAGCGGTAAGCTGAAAGGCTTCAAACTTCCTGGGCGTGGAAACAACAGAGTATTAGTAGAAGATTTTGTCGCCTTTCTTGAACGACACGACATGCCAATTCCCGATTCATTGAAAGGCATTGCCACGCCCTCAATATTAATTGTTGACGATGAAATGCCAGTTGCCAAGTCTATTCAGCGCGTGGCCAGACGGGCGGGTTATGAGTCGTATATCGCTACAGGCGGCTTCCAAGCGGGGATTATGCTAAGCCAATACGAGCCCAAAGTAATGACCCTCGATTTAAGTATGCCAGGCATGGACGGTTACAGCGTTATCGAATTCACGCGAGATAAGAGTAAATATAAAGATCTCAAAATTGTGGTCATATCGGCACTCGATGAAATTAGCTTGGAGCGCGCGCTTGAGATAGGGGCTGATGCCACCTTACAAAAGCCGTTCTCAAATCATGACTTAACAATGGTCCTTGAGCAGTTTATGTCGATGTAA
- a CDS encoding phosphate/phosphite/phosphonate ABC transporter substrate-binding protein: MAWLSRFALLSLLVGVCALPTNAKPLTFAVVPQQSAKKMAETWQPLIDYVSNYTGFEIDFKTAKDIPTFEANLADGKYDIAYMNPYHFVVFNESANYRALARQRDKEIRGLLVVHKDSPIRSLDDLSGTEVAFPAPAAFAATIITSAHLRMKSIAFVPRYVNSHDSVYLAVQRGFFNAGGGIVRTLNSSPDDVKQDLRVLWKSKGYTPHAIATHPNMALADRQAILNALLALSNDTSKSWILKGIGFNGFIASNDSDWDDVRALGIASLSRPHL; encoded by the coding sequence ATGGCTTGGTTATCGCGATTCGCTCTTTTAAGTTTGCTTGTAGGTGTTTGCGCATTACCGACAAATGCTAAACCCCTTACTTTTGCTGTTGTACCGCAGCAGTCTGCCAAGAAAATGGCTGAAACATGGCAACCCTTAATCGACTATGTGAGCAATTACACCGGTTTTGAGATTGATTTTAAAACTGCAAAAGACATTCCCACTTTTGAGGCGAATCTCGCCGACGGCAAATATGATATTGCCTATATGAACCCCTACCACTTTGTGGTCTTTAATGAATCTGCAAACTACCGCGCGCTTGCGCGCCAACGAGACAAAGAAATTCGCGGCTTACTTGTTGTACATAAGGACAGCCCCATACGCTCTCTGGATGATTTAAGCGGTACTGAAGTAGCCTTCCCAGCGCCAGCTGCGTTTGCTGCCACAATTATCACAAGCGCTCACTTGCGGATGAAAAGCATTGCTTTTGTTCCGCGCTACGTCAATTCTCATGACTCTGTGTACCTCGCTGTACAACGGGGCTTTTTCAATGCTGGGGGTGGCATTGTCCGTACGCTCAACAGTTCACCTGACGACGTTAAACAAGATTTACGTGTCCTTTGGAAGAGCAAAGGCTATACGCCTCATGCTATCGCAACCCATCCAAATATGGCACTCGCTGACAGACAAGCTATTCTTAATGCATTACTTGCTCTGTCGAATGACACAAGTAAGTCTTGGATTTTAAAAGGTATTGGATTTAACGGCTTTATAGCGTCAAACGACAGTGATTGGGACGACGTGAGAGCATTGGGAATAGCGTCGCTATCGAGGCCGCATTTATGA
- a CDS encoding ATP-binding protein: MKLSLRIKTITGIASIAALLLLVLIVTVFQLLNDLVDSNIKKSADTTVALFVSTTKNAFLSYDLAALDADVSEILTNPNIAYVKVKDKLGRVFVEKGNTNALNRPFTADTSVSDADDGIYDTRAPIMVNRTLYGYVEIGLNIASVTESVSRVRNWTVTLAFLEFILVGLCSYLLGSYLMSQLHQLHEGAKRLGDAVKNNSYQDVFVPVRGTDELSELAEAFNQLVERLKEEHAQRQYAQDELKELNTLLEEKVQDRTALLHQKNYQLQEANKDLKETQVQLLQAEKMASVGQLAAGVAHEINNPVGFVSSNISTLSEYVATYQMIFSQINAVLNEQDEGKRASALSELEKMLANQDMAFINEDITDLLSDSRDGLSRVAEIVKGLKLFSRVDSDHMQQHNINDCVRTTLAMVNNQLKYICTVETHLGKVPDVAMNVGKVSQVVTNLLINAGQAIESTGKNGKITITTCTAGKFVELRVEDTGCGIPSSHLDKLFNPFFTTKPEGQGTGLGLSISFGIAQEHGGTLSATSKEGEGSIFTLALPLVSHSDKTLESEG; encoded by the coding sequence ATGAAACTGTCGTTGCGTATAAAAACAATAACAGGCATCGCATCAATAGCAGCGCTTTTGCTGCTAGTGCTCATTGTGACGGTGTTTCAGCTACTTAATGACCTTGTCGACAGTAACATAAAGAAGTCAGCCGACACCACGGTTGCCCTTTTTGTTTCGACGACAAAAAATGCCTTTTTAAGCTACGACCTTGCAGCTCTAGATGCCGACGTCTCAGAAATTCTTACCAACCCCAATATTGCTTACGTCAAAGTTAAAGACAAATTAGGTAGAGTTTTCGTAGAAAAGGGTAACACCAACGCACTAAATCGGCCTTTTACTGCCGACACAAGTGTTTCAGACGCTGATGATGGTATTTACGACACCCGAGCCCCCATCATGGTAAACAGGACTTTGTACGGCTATGTAGAGATTGGGCTTAACATTGCTTCAGTAACTGAATCAGTATCGAGGGTGAGAAACTGGACAGTTACACTGGCTTTTCTAGAATTTATTTTGGTTGGATTGTGCTCTTACTTACTTGGTTCTTACCTGATGTCGCAACTTCATCAATTACACGAAGGCGCTAAACGTTTGGGTGATGCAGTAAAAAACAACAGCTATCAAGATGTTTTTGTTCCCGTGCGCGGCACTGATGAGTTAAGCGAACTGGCAGAGGCATTTAATCAACTGGTTGAACGTTTAAAAGAAGAACATGCGCAGCGTCAATACGCGCAAGATGAGCTTAAAGAGCTTAACACGCTACTTGAAGAAAAGGTTCAGGATAGAACCGCATTGCTGCATCAGAAAAACTATCAACTCCAAGAGGCCAATAAAGATCTAAAAGAGACCCAGGTACAGCTACTTCAAGCTGAGAAAATGGCGTCAGTTGGCCAGCTAGCAGCGGGGGTCGCCCATGAAATTAACAATCCTGTCGGTTTTGTCAGCAGCAACATATCCACCTTAAGCGAGTACGTTGCTACCTACCAAATGATATTCTCACAAATTAACGCGGTACTTAATGAGCAAGACGAGGGTAAGCGTGCTTCTGCCTTATCAGAACTAGAAAAAATGTTAGCTAATCAGGATATGGCGTTTATCAATGAAGATATCACCGACCTTCTCAGCGATTCGAGAGACGGTTTAAGTCGGGTTGCTGAAATTGTAAAAGGGTTAAAGCTATTCTCTCGTGTAGACAGTGACCACATGCAGCAGCACAACATTAATGATTGTGTACGCACTACCCTTGCCATGGTGAACAACCAATTAAAGTATATTTGCACTGTTGAAACGCATTTAGGCAAAGTCCCTGACGTTGCCATGAATGTAGGCAAGGTTTCTCAAGTTGTTACCAACTTACTCATTAACGCGGGACAAGCGATAGAGAGCACGGGTAAGAACGGTAAGATAACTATTACCACCTGTACTGCGGGCAAGTTTGTCGAGCTTCGTGTAGAAGACACTGGCTGCGGTATTCCATCAAGTCATTTAGACAAACTCTTCAATCCATTTTTTACAACTAAACCTGAAGGGCAAGGCACTGGCTTAGGTCTTTCAATTTCGTTTGGCATTGCGCAGGAGCATGGCGGCACGCTCTCAGCCACCAGTAAAGAGGGAGAAGGAAGCATATTTACATTAGCGCTCCCCCTTGTTTCACACTCAGATAAAACATTAGAGAGCGAAGGATGA
- a CDS encoding response regulator, whose amino-acid sequence MTEPTTEQATTYTVLFVDDEPNILRAIKRALFTMDITLLLADSGAKALDLMSKHDVHVVISDMKMPQMSGAELLEQVAINYPETFRVVLTGYADIESTIKAVNQGKIHRYLQKPWDNQELIAVVEEGLERVKLKAENLRLQKLTRLQNKKLRDVNASLEQVVQKRTRQIKAALNKIEKHNLAMEQVLFNVISINPDINGKFAIEVSELASKLARIARLEKEEIKQVRYAGLICELGLLGLESEDFKAPFSKLKYQQQQNYLSQTKQAALILAPAHELHQVSDIIEFQFEHYNGSGLYNKVAKEIPAGARILAIARDYWRLVTGRMSGIEMSPRDAKLEMKKHRNTRYDGEFLDLLLEAEDVTTSKLLSTSLKASQLKPGMVLAQNLYNDSHILILPEGHVFSDATIQKLVHFEEERGKAFSIQIEPEELSATISE is encoded by the coding sequence ATGACAGAGCCTACTACAGAACAAGCCACGACCTACACGGTTCTATTTGTCGACGACGAGCCGAATATCCTTCGCGCTATCAAGCGTGCGCTGTTCACTATGGACATCACCTTACTGCTTGCTGATAGTGGTGCCAAAGCGTTAGATTTAATGAGTAAACACGATGTTCACGTAGTTATTTCTGACATGAAAATGCCGCAGATGTCAGGTGCGGAATTACTCGAACAGGTCGCTATCAATTATCCCGAGACTTTTAGAGTTGTGCTTACTGGCTATGCCGACATTGAGTCAACAATTAAAGCTGTAAACCAAGGCAAGATACACCGTTACCTGCAAAAGCCATGGGACAACCAAGAGCTTATCGCTGTTGTAGAAGAAGGCTTAGAACGCGTTAAGTTAAAGGCGGAAAACCTTCGTCTACAAAAACTAACACGACTGCAAAATAAAAAGCTACGCGACGTAAATGCCTCACTAGAACAAGTGGTTCAAAAGCGCACGCGCCAAATAAAAGCGGCGCTAAATAAAATCGAAAAACACAACCTTGCAATGGAGCAGGTGCTGTTCAACGTGATAAGCATTAACCCTGACATTAATGGTAAGTTTGCCATTGAGGTTAGCGAGTTGGCATCAAAACTGGCGCGTATTGCTCGGTTAGAGAAAGAAGAAATCAAACAGGTGCGTTATGCGGGCCTTATCTGCGAGCTTGGGTTACTAGGGCTTGAAAGCGAAGATTTTAAGGCGCCATTTTCAAAGCTTAAATATCAACAGCAGCAAAACTATCTATCGCAAACCAAGCAGGCTGCGTTAATACTTGCTCCGGCTCACGAACTACATCAGGTTTCTGACATTATTGAATTTCAGTTCGAGCACTATAATGGCTCAGGCTTGTATAACAAAGTTGCAAAAGAAATTCCTGCTGGCGCGCGTATCTTGGCCATAGCCCGAGATTACTGGCGCTTAGTAACCGGCAGAATGAGCGGTATCGAAATGAGCCCTCGCGATGCCAAACTAGAAATGAAAAAGCACAGAAACACCCGCTATGACGGTGAATTTTTGGATCTGTTGCTCGAAGCAGAAGATGTAACGACATCTAAACTGCTTTCTACATCATTGAAAGCCTCGCAGCTTAAGCCGGGCATGGTCCTCGCCCAAAATTTGTATAACGATAGTCACATCCTTATCCTTCCCGAGGGACATGTGTTTAGTGATGCCACCATTCAAAAACTCGTACACTTTGAAGAAGAACGTGGAAAAGCGTTTAGTATTCAAATAGAACCAGAAGAGCTTTCTGCTACTATAAGTGAATAA
- the gorA gene encoding glutathione-disulfide reductase codes for MTHFDYICIGGGSGGIASANRAAKHGKKAAIIEAKDIGGTCVNVGCVPKKAMWYGAQVAEAIHRYAPEYGFDLSVNHFSWDSLIASRQAYIERIHASYDRALTANDVTLIRGFAKFIDNNTVEVNGEKYTADHITIAVGGRPIIPDIEGAEYGIDSDGFFALKEQPKRAVVVGAGYIGVELAGVLHALGTESHLVVRKHAPLRNFDPIIHETLVDMIHAEGCKLHDHASVEKVEKAEDGELSVHLTNGEVLKADYLIWAIGRKPSTDKIDIENTDVELNDNGTVKVDKYQNTTAKNIYAVGDITGEAELTPVAVKAGRLLSERLFNGQKDAHMDYSLIPTVVFSHPPIGTIGLTEPEAIEEYGEDNVKVYTSSFASMYTAVTRHRQMTKMKLVCAGKDEKVVGLHGIGHGMDEILQGFAVAIKMGATKADFDACVAIHPTSAEEFVTMT; via the coding sequence ATGACACATTTTGATTATATATGTATTGGCGGTGGCAGCGGTGGTATCGCATCTGCAAACCGTGCAGCTAAACACGGAAAGAAGGCCGCCATCATTGAAGCGAAAGATATTGGCGGTACTTGCGTGAACGTTGGCTGCGTGCCTAAAAAAGCCATGTGGTACGGAGCACAGGTGGCTGAAGCCATACATCGCTATGCACCTGAATACGGGTTCGATTTGTCGGTAAATCACTTTAGCTGGGACAGCCTAATTGCCAGCCGCCAGGCTTATATTGAGCGTATTCATGCTTCTTACGACCGCGCTCTTACCGCAAATGACGTTACCTTAATTCGCGGTTTCGCGAAGTTTATCGATAACAACACGGTAGAAGTCAACGGCGAAAAGTACACGGCTGACCATATTACGATTGCTGTAGGCGGCCGCCCAATCATCCCAGATATTGAAGGTGCTGAGTACGGTATTGATTCTGATGGTTTCTTTGCCTTGAAAGAGCAGCCGAAGCGTGCTGTCGTGGTTGGCGCAGGCTACATTGGAGTTGAACTGGCCGGCGTTCTTCACGCCCTTGGCACAGAATCGCATCTGGTAGTTCGCAAACACGCTCCGCTTAGAAATTTCGACCCTATTATTCACGAAACCTTAGTGGATATGATCCACGCTGAAGGTTGCAAATTGCACGACCATGCTAGCGTAGAGAAAGTGGAAAAAGCTGAAGATGGCGAGCTATCAGTACACTTAACCAATGGCGAAGTGTTAAAAGCTGACTACTTGATTTGGGCGATTGGCCGTAAACCCTCTACCGACAAAATTGATATTGAAAATACCGACGTTGAACTGAACGACAACGGCACGGTTAAGGTAGACAAATATCAAAACACCACGGCGAAGAATATCTACGCGGTTGGTGATATTACCGGTGAAGCAGAGCTTACTCCGGTGGCAGTTAAAGCGGGTCGCTTGCTAAGCGAACGCTTATTCAACGGCCAAAAAGACGCTCACATGGATTACTCGCTTATTCCAACCGTTGTGTTTAGTCATCCACCCATTGGCACTATTGGCCTAACAGAGCCAGAAGCTATTGAAGAATACGGTGAAGACAACGTTAAAGTGTACACCTCTAGTTTTGCGTCTATGTACACCGCGGTAACCCGCCACCGTCAAATGACAAAGATGAAGCTGGTATGCGCGGGTAAAGACGAAAAAGTGGTAGGCCTTCACGGTATTGGTCATGGCATGGACGAAATTCTTCAAGGCTTCGCCGTTGCCATAAAAATGGGCGCGACTAAAGCTGACTTTGATGCGTGTGTAGCTATTCACCCTACCAGTGCAGAAGAGTTTGTTACGATGACCTAG
- a CDS encoding molybdopterin oxidoreductase family protein — protein sequence MSNAEQQLHYSTCTLCEAMCGIEVATKGRQILSIKGDKENPFSQGHICPKASALKDLYDDPDRLKRPVKRVRIDDEASASEDSAWEEITWDEAFDLVASKLHHIQQAHGNNAVGVYLGNPNAHNMGSILFGPYFYRALKSHNRYSATSVDQLPHHIVSRRLFGHISQIPIPDIDHTQHFMIIGGNPLASNGSIMTVPNVKKRLKGIQKRGGKVVVIDPKRSETADISCEHHFIRPGSDALLLLAMLHVLFEKQLYKADEILPYAEDIKAVEKYVRDYSPQKVSELTGITASQITQLVLDFCNAESAVCYGRMGASVQAFGTLTQYLIMLFNMLTGNLDKRGGMMFTQPAADVLPVSGKGSMGGFSSRVRGLPAFAGEYPVACLAEEILTPGEEQIKAMVIGAGNPVVTTPNAEQLDKAFSQLDFMVAVDFYVTETSRHADVILPPVTALERDHYDIVFHNFAVRNFAKYSEAVVDIDEDQLSDWQIYLSLAERLDALNGKSTAHYAALWDKQPKGVVDDLLQAGLYGRAASKKECTDANLSETLTAIPEGGLSIDTLKAHPHGIDLGPLQPSLPHALFHEDKKIHLDFDYFMADLDRVNTHFFGKANHGTPQNQPVVLIGRRHIKTNNSWLHNSPRMVKGNNRCTLQLHPDDGAKYGITDGDEVSVKSRVGRLTIEAEITDAIMPGVVSIPHGWGHNKKGIKLSVASQHPGVNTNILTDDLQVDELSGNAVLNGVPVELEKVS from the coding sequence GTGAGCAACGCTGAACAACAATTGCATTATTCTACTTGTACGCTTTGTGAAGCAATGTGTGGTATTGAGGTAGCGACGAAAGGCCGTCAAATACTGTCAATAAAAGGGGATAAAGAAAACCCATTTAGCCAAGGTCATATCTGCCCGAAAGCGAGTGCGTTAAAAGACTTGTACGACGATCCTGACCGCTTGAAGCGCCCGGTAAAAAGGGTACGAATTGACGACGAGGCGAGTGCATCGGAAGACAGTGCCTGGGAAGAGATTACGTGGGATGAAGCCTTTGATTTGGTCGCAAGCAAGTTACACCACATCCAGCAGGCACACGGCAATAATGCGGTAGGTGTGTATTTAGGAAATCCTAATGCGCACAATATGGGCTCAATATTATTCGGACCGTATTTCTATCGTGCCCTCAAGTCGCACAACCGCTATTCCGCTACCTCAGTTGACCAGTTGCCCCATCATATTGTTAGTCGACGACTTTTTGGTCATATCTCCCAAATTCCCATTCCTGACATTGATCACACGCAGCACTTTATGATCATCGGCGGGAATCCGCTGGCCTCTAATGGCAGCATTATGACCGTGCCAAACGTGAAAAAGCGTTTAAAGGGCATTCAAAAACGTGGAGGGAAGGTCGTCGTTATCGACCCTAAACGCAGCGAAACTGCCGATATCAGCTGTGAACATCACTTTATTCGTCCAGGCAGTGACGCGCTGTTACTGCTAGCTATGCTGCATGTATTGTTTGAAAAGCAGTTATACAAGGCGGATGAAATTTTACCTTATGCCGAGGATATAAAAGCGGTCGAAAAATACGTTCGCGATTATTCACCACAAAAGGTGAGCGAGCTTACCGGTATTACAGCTTCACAAATCACTCAGCTTGTTTTGGACTTCTGCAATGCTGAGTCTGCAGTTTGTTATGGAAGGATGGGGGCTAGCGTACAAGCGTTTGGTACGCTCACTCAGTATCTAATCATGCTGTTTAATATGCTCACCGGAAACCTTGATAAGCGGGGTGGCATGATGTTTACTCAGCCAGCCGCTGACGTATTACCTGTATCAGGCAAGGGCAGCATGGGCGGATTTTCTTCTCGCGTAAGAGGGCTTCCGGCGTTTGCTGGTGAATATCCGGTAGCGTGTTTAGCCGAGGAAATCTTAACCCCGGGAGAAGAACAAATTAAGGCCATGGTAATTGGTGCAGGTAATCCAGTGGTCACTACGCCAAATGCAGAACAGCTTGATAAAGCATTTTCTCAACTCGATTTTATGGTTGCGGTGGATTTTTACGTTACCGAAACCTCCCGACATGCAGATGTGATCCTTCCTCCGGTAACCGCGCTAGAACGCGACCACTACGACATTGTTTTTCACAACTTTGCCGTGCGAAATTTCGCTAAGTATTCGGAAGCGGTGGTGGACATTGACGAAGACCAGCTTAGCGACTGGCAAATATATCTTTCGTTAGCCGAAAGGCTCGATGCGCTAAATGGAAAAAGCACCGCACACTATGCTGCGCTTTGGGACAAGCAGCCTAAAGGTGTGGTCGACGATTTGTTGCAAGCAGGTCTTTATGGTCGAGCAGCAAGTAAAAAAGAATGCACTGACGCTAACTTAAGCGAAACTCTAACCGCTATTCCGGAAGGCGGGTTGTCGATTGATACGCTTAAAGCACACCCACACGGTATCGACTTGGGGCCGCTACAGCCGTCTTTGCCTCATGCCTTGTTCCATGAAGATAAGAAGATTCACTTAGATTTTGATTACTTCATGGCTGATTTAGACAGGGTTAACACGCATTTTTTTGGAAAAGCGAACCATGGTACGCCGCAAAATCAGCCCGTTGTTTTGATAGGGCGCCGACATATTAAAACTAATAATTCGTGGCTGCATAACAGCCCTCGTATGGTGAAAGGTAATAACCGCTGTACGCTGCAGCTTCACCCTGATGACGGGGCTAAATATGGCATTACAGATGGCGATGAGGTAAGTGTGAAATCGCGGGTTGGCCGGCTAACCATAGAGGCTGAAATCACAGATGCAATTATGCCCGGCGTGGTATCTATTCCCCATGGATGGGGGCACAACAAAAAAGGCATAAAGTTGTCTGTGGCAAGTCAGCACCCTGGGGTAAACACCAATATTCTTACTGACGATTTACAGGTAGACGAATTATCGGGAAATGCGGTGCTAAATGGCGTGCCCGTGGAGCTAGAAAAAGTAAGTTAA
- a CDS encoding TonB-dependent receptor translates to MFRPSLTLIALAVSAPSFANDALKDMERIIVSGSRVIESIDEVPASITVISRKQIEDHLKVNPELQSLLAQMVPGLAPDTGSSSNTGQSLRGRAPLVMIDGVPQSTPLRNGSLGVKTIDPSALARIEVIKGATSVYGNGASGGIINYITKQATAQDTHEGQVSLSSRFSAVKLEESAGARISAAINGKVENFDYLVTASYEENGVQRDAEGDILGLQYGLSDAETQNYFTKLGYDFDQEKRLQFSYNYFSSQQKTDLGDVPGDINEGVKTYAIHVPEALQKRGKPQGPDGNENITLKYTDSNIFANSEMTLDVYSQDIENVFFFSPNLANPDEGYDGGQSIIRSEKRGARATFNTAIDFDGVEATFIYGIDALKDTTSQPLVDGRVWVPEMEMDSLAGFLQTKWVIQDDVIVKAGVRRESIDLSVDDYETLKLCRSETQCSVPLQVKGDTIDYDATTYNIAIKYNWSDSFSPFFNYSQGSDIADIGRLLRAATVDDIGLIQTEASIIDNYEVGFTSLFDQVRLEVAAYRSTSELGTTNSFNEVTGVYEPVRAPQEIWGYEGLVDYRISETLNVIATYSYVEGKNTEADVYLGSRQISPPKATANVNWKPSDTLSLTVSYLYVGDRKRFSPNADGDYVGDQGPISSYNIVNLSGQYQFAENWNAFMGVENLFNSDYYPARAQSYTYGGYNIKGLGTTATLGVTYSF, encoded by the coding sequence ATGTTTAGACCATCGCTTACGCTCATTGCCTTAGCCGTTAGTGCGCCTTCTTTTGCTAATGATGCCCTAAAGGATATGGAACGTATTATCGTTTCTGGAAGCCGTGTTATTGAAAGTATTGATGAAGTACCAGCGTCAATCACCGTTATTTCAAGAAAGCAGATTGAAGATCACCTGAAGGTAAATCCCGAGTTACAGAGCTTGTTAGCGCAGATGGTGCCGGGCTTAGCTCCAGATACAGGTAGTTCGAGCAATACTGGCCAGTCTTTGCGCGGACGAGCTCCGCTTGTGATGATTGACGGTGTGCCTCAGTCCACGCCGCTTAGAAATGGCTCGTTAGGTGTGAAAACGATTGACCCTAGCGCGCTTGCTAGAATTGAAGTAATTAAGGGCGCTACGTCTGTTTATGGCAATGGAGCGTCAGGCGGTATTATCAACTACATTACAAAACAAGCAACAGCGCAAGACACGCATGAGGGCCAAGTGAGTTTGTCTTCACGTTTTAGCGCAGTGAAACTTGAAGAGTCAGCCGGTGCGCGTATTTCAGCTGCGATTAACGGCAAGGTGGAGAATTTCGATTACCTTGTTACCGCCAGTTACGAGGAAAACGGCGTTCAGCGCGATGCAGAAGGCGACATCTTAGGTTTGCAGTACGGCCTGTCAGACGCTGAAACACAGAATTACTTTACCAAATTAGGTTACGATTTCGATCAAGAGAAACGCCTTCAATTTAGCTACAACTACTTTAGCTCTCAACAAAAAACTGATTTGGGAGATGTTCCCGGAGACATCAACGAAGGCGTGAAAACCTACGCTATTCACGTACCTGAAGCGTTGCAAAAACGCGGGAAACCTCAGGGGCCTGATGGAAATGAGAACATCACCCTGAAATACACAGACAGTAATATCTTTGCAAACAGTGAAATGACGCTTGATGTGTACTCGCAAGATATTGAGAACGTATTCTTCTTTTCGCCTAACTTAGCGAACCCCGATGAAGGCTACGACGGCGGCCAGTCTATTATTCGCTCTGAAAAGCGCGGCGCTCGCGCGACGTTTAATACTGCCATTGATTTCGATGGCGTAGAAGCCACGTTTATCTATGGTATCGACGCGCTAAAAGACACTACCTCACAGCCGCTGGTTGATGGGCGCGTGTGGGTTCCTGAAATGGAAATGGACAGCTTAGCTGGCTTTTTACAAACAAAGTGGGTAATTCAAGACGACGTTATTGTAAAGGCAGGTGTGAGAAGGGAAAGTATCGATTTATCGGTTGATGACTACGAAACACTGAAGCTGTGTCGCTCTGAAACTCAATGCTCTGTTCCTCTTCAAGTTAAGGGGGACACCATAGATTACGACGCAACCACTTATAACATTGCGATAAAGTATAACTGGAGCGACAGCTTTAGCCCGTTCTTCAATTATTCGCAAGGTTCAGATATCGCTGACATTGGCCGCCTACTGCGCGCTGCAACGGTAGATGATATTGGTCTTATTCAAACGGAAGCTTCTATCATCGATAACTACGAAGTGGGCTTCACCTCTCTTTTCGACCAGGTACGCCTTGAAGTTGCGGCTTACAGAAGTACATCTGAACTCGGTACGACCAATAGTTTCAACGAGGTGACTGGTGTGTATGAGCCTGTTCGCGCACCGCAGGAAATTTGGGGTTATGAAGGCTTAGTAGACTATCGAATCTCTGAAACGCTCAATGTGATAGCCACATATAGTTACGTTGAAGGGAAAAATACCGAAGCTGATGTGTACCTTGGCTCTCGCCAAATTAGTCCACCCAAAGCAACGGCAAACGTAAACTGGAAGCCATCAGACACTTTATCGTTAACAGTTAGCTATCTGTATGTGGGTGATCGTAAACGCTTCTCGCCAAATGCTGACGGCGACTATGTGGGCGATCAAGGACCTATATCGAGCTATAATATTGTTAACCTAAGTGGACAGTACCAGTTCGCTGAAAACTGGAACGCGTTTATGGGTGTCGAAAACCTGTTTAACAGCGACTACTATCCTGCGCGCGCTCAGTCATACACCTACGGTGGCTACAATATTAAAGGATTAGGCACCACAGCAACCCTTGGTGTGACTTACTCTTTCTAA